A window of the Arachis duranensis cultivar V14167 chromosome 5, aradu.V14167.gnm2.J7QH, whole genome shotgun sequence genome harbors these coding sequences:
- the LOC107487446 gene encoding aconitate hydratase 1, producing the protein MAATANPFQSILKTLQKPGGAGDFGSYFSLPALNDPRIDKLPYSIRILLESAIRNCDEFQVKKHDVEKIIDWENSAPKQVEIPFKPARVLLQDFTGVPAVVDLACMRDAMNKLGGDSNRINPLVPVDLVIDHSVQVDVARSENAVQANMELEFQRNKERFGFLKWGSTAFNNMLVVPPGSGIVHQVNLEYLGRVVFNTNGVLYPDSVVGTDSHTTMIDGLGVAGWGVGGIEAEAAMLGQPMSMVLPGVVGFKLLGKLRSGVTATDLVLTVTQMLRKHGVVGKFVEFYGEGMSELPLADRATIANMSPEYGATMGFFPVDHVTLQYLKLTGRSDETVSMIESYLRANKMFVDYNEPQVERVYSSYLELKLEDVEPCVSGPKRPHDRVPLKEMKVDWHACLNNKVGFKGFAIPTESQNKVAEFTFNGTKAHLRHGDVVIAAITSCTNTSNPYVMLGAALVAKKACDLGLEVKPWIKTSLAPGSGVVTKYLERSGLQKYLNQLGFHIVGYGCTTCIGNSGDINEAVASAITENDIVAAAVLSGNRNFEGRVHPLTRANYLASPPLVVAYALAGTVDIDFETEPIGITKDGERIFFKDIWPSSEEIASVVQSSVLPDMFRETYNAITKGNPMWNNLSVPTGTLYSWDPSSTYIHEPPYFKNMTMSPPGGHGVKNAYCLLNFGDSITTDHISPAGSIHKDSPAAKYLMERGVDRRDFNSYGSRRGNDEVMARGTFANIRIVNKLLNGEVGPKTIHIPSGEKLSVFDAAMKYKSEGHDMIILAGAEYGSGSSRDWAAKGPMLLGVKAVISKSFERIHRSNLVGMGIIPLCFKSGEDADSLGLTGRERYTIDLPNISEIRPGQDVTVVTDDGKKFVTTLRFDTEVELAYFSHGGILQYVIRNLINAKH; encoded by the exons ATGG CGGCGACTGCAAACCCCTTCCAGAGCATTCTGAAGACGCTTCAGAAGCCTGGTGGTGCTGGTGACTTCGGAAGTTACTTTAGCTTGCCAGCTCTTAATGATCCAAGAATTg ATAAACTTCCTTACTCTATCAGGATACTTTTGGAATCTGCGATTCGTAACTGTGATGAGTTTCAAGTTAAGAAGCATGACgttgaaaaaattattgattGGGAGAATTCTGCTCCCAAACAGGTGGAAATTCCATTCAAGCCGGCTAGAGTGCTGCTGCAG GATTTTACTGGTGTGCCTGCTGTTGTTGATCTTGCTTGCATGCGAGACGCAATGAACAAGCTTGGTGGCGATTCTAATAGAATTAATCCCTTG GTACCAGTAGATCTTGTCATTGATCACTCAGTTCAGGTTGATGTTGCGAGATCAGAAAATGCTGTTCAGGCAAATATGGAACTTGAATTTCAGAGGAACAAGGAAAGATTTGGTTTCCTCAAGTGGGGTTCCACTGCATTCAATAACATGCTTGTTGTTCCTCCCGGATCAGGAATAGTTCACCAG GTCAATTTAGAATACCTCGGTAGAGTGGTGTTCAACACGAATGGTGTGCTTTATCCAGACAGTGTTGTGGGAACTGACTCACACACAACTATGATTGATGGCTTGGGTGTTGCTGGGTGGGGAGTTGGTGGAATTGAAGCAGAAGCTGCTATGCTCGGCCAG CCCATGAGCATGGTCCTACCAGGTGTTGTTGGATTTAAATTATTAGGAAAACTACGAAGTGGCGTGACGGCTACTGATTTGGTGTTGACTGTTACTCAAATGCTAAGGAAACACGGGGTTGTTGGCAAGTTTGTGGAGTTTTACG GGGAAGGCATGAGTGAGCTACCTTTGGCAGATCGTGCCACCATAGCAAACATGTCTCCTGAATATGGTGCAACCATGGGCTTCTTTCCTGTTGATCATGTCACTTTGCAATATTTGAAGTTGACAGGAAGAAGTGATGAAACT GTTTCCATGATAGAATCCTATTTACGAGCCAATAAGATGTTTGTGGACTACAATGAG CCTCAAGTGGAGAGAGTGTACTCATCATATTTGGAGCTCAAACTTGAGGATGTAGAACCTTGTGTCTCAGGTCCAAAGAG GCCTCATGATCGTGTCCCTTTGAAAGAAATGAAGGTAGATTGGCATGCCTGCCTCAACAATAAAGTTGGGTTTAAG GGTTTTGCCATACCAACAGAATCTCAAAATAAGGTTGCAGAGTTCACATTCAATGGGACAAAAGCACATCTTAGGCATGGGGATGTTGTTATAGCTGCTATCACCAGCTGTACAAATACCTCAAACCCTTATGTAATGCTTGGAGCTGCACTGGTTGCAAAGAAAGCATGTGACTTGGGATTGGAG GTGAAGCCATGGATTAAAACAAGTCTTGCTCCAGGTTCCGGTGTTGTAACTAAATATTTAGAGAGGAG TGGCTTGCAGAAGTATTTGAACCAGCTAGGTTTTCATATAGTTGGGTATGGATGCACCACATGCATTGGTAATTCAGGGGATATTAATGAAGCTGTGGCTTCTGCAATTACTGAAAATG ATATTGTAGCTGCAGCTGTCTTGTCTGGAAATAGGAACTTTGAGGGCCGAGTTCATCCATTAACAAGGGCTAATTATCTAGCTTCGCCTCCTCTTGTTGTTGCCTATGCACTTGCTGGCACA GTTGACATTGACTTTGAAACTGAACCTATTGGAATAACCAAGGATGGAGAGAGGATATTCTTCAAAGATATTTGGCCATCCAGTGAAGAAATTGCAAGT GTTGTACAATCAAGTGTGCTGCCAGATATGTTTAGGGAAACATATAATGCGATCACCAAGGGCAATCCCATGTGGAATAATCTCTCTGTTCCCACTGGCACTCTTTATTCCTGGGACCCTTCATCAACATATATTCATGAGCCACCTTATTTTAAGAACATGACCATGTCTCCACCCGGTGGACACGGAGTGAAGAATGCTTACTGTTTGCTCAATTTTGGGGATAGTATTACGACTGACCACATCTCTCCAGCTGGTAGCATACATAAAGATAGTCCTGCTGCCAAATACCTTATGGAGCGTGGGGTTGACAGACGAGACTTCAACTCCTACGGAAGTCGCCGTGGTAACGATGAGGTGATGGCACGAGGAACTTTTGCCAATATTCGCATCGTCAACAAACTCTTGAATGGAGAAGTTGGACCGAAAACAATCCATATTCCTTCTGGGGAGAAGTTATCAGTCTTTGATGCTGCAATG AAATACAAGAGCGAAGGGCATGATATGATTATCTTAGCTGGTGCAGAGTATGGAAGTGGAAGTTCCCGTGATTGGGCTGCAAAGGGGCCGATGCTACTG GGTGTGAAAGCTGTCATATCAAAAAGCTTTGAAAGGATTCACCGAAGTAATTTGGTGGGAATGGGTATTATCCCTCTATGTTTCAAGTCCGGGGAGGATGCCGATAGTCTTGGATTGACTGGTCGTGAGCGGTACACCATTGATCTTCCGAACATAAGTGAAATCCGACCTGGTCAAGATGTCACAGTGGTGACAGATGATGGGAAGAAATTTGTAACTACTCTAAGATTCGATACAGAG GTTGAACTTGCTTACTTCAGCCATGGAGGCATCTTGCAATATGTGATCAGAAACTTGATCAATGCTAAACATTAA